From the genome of Elusimicrobiaceae bacterium:
CCTGCGCCAGAAGTTCGAGGAGGACCGCGTGAAAATGGTGGAGAAAGATCTCGCGGAACTTAAGAAAGCCGTGCGTGCGCGCAAAAACAGCAGAAGCGACATGGTGAATGACAAACTTGATGAAATACTGGGCGAAAAACCGCGCTGGTAAATCGTTATAGCCTCCCCCTGAGGCGACGGGAGCCGCCGGCTCAGGCCGGCGGCTCCTCCGTTTTACGGACAGTTCGCCATTGAAAGTCCGGGTGGCGGACTAGAACGGGGTTGCGTCAAGCACCTTTTTGGCTTTCAGCGTGTCGTTTGTGGTAAGCAGCAGCCGGGTTTTGCCGCCGCGCGTGGAGGTGCCGTATACGGTGGAGAGATTTACGCCCGCTTCTCCGAGCAGTTCGCTTATCAGCTGAAGCTGGCCGGGCTTGTCGGGCATTTCGATGGAGAGGATCTGGGTTTCAATGGTGGTGTGACCGGCGGCGGCGAGAAC
Proteins encoded in this window:
- a CDS encoding ACT domain-containing protein; amino-acid sequence: MNIEILRQYSVFLPNKPGVLSKFLLLFKENNINIAGISSEISDDSSVVRIVLEGGDKLSGVLAAAGHTTIETQILSIEMPDKPGQLQLISELLGEAGVNLSTVYGTSTRGGKTRLLLTTNDTLKAKKVLDATPF